The Humulus lupulus chromosome 3, drHumLupu1.1, whole genome shotgun sequence genome window below encodes:
- the LOC133820960 gene encoding uncharacterized protein LOC133820960 isoform X1 produces MCDLFIYFCGFFFFIFRRRVSNLLHSGFRESLDQLIQSYVERQSHAAVDWELDGSSPSPASVEQDLDQAIPNHSEVQEDAVVRPPPVAPPSHPIPPPPPMWDQRPHRDTWTQHDMHQRFGIVCEWEIINDMRIDMARLQ; encoded by the exons ATgtgtgatttatttatttatttttgtggattctttttcttcattttcaggAGAAGAGTATCTAATCTACTTCACAGTGGCTTTCGCGAGAGTCTTGACCAGTTGATACAATCATATGTGGAAAGGCAAAGCCATGCCGCTGTAGACTGGGAGCTGGATGGTTCATCACCATCACCTGCGTCTGTCGAACAAGATCTCGATCAAGCAATTCCAAATCATAGTGAGGTTCAGGAGGATGCTGTTGTTAGACCACCTCCTGTTGCTCCACCCTCACACCCAATTCCTCCTCCTCCCCCAATGTGGGACCAGAGGCCACACCGTGATACGTGGACACAGCATGACATGCATCAACGATTTGGAATTGTATGT GAGTGGGAAATCATCAATGACATGAGGATTGACATGGCTAGACTACAATAG
- the LOC133820960 gene encoding uncharacterized protein LOC133820960 isoform X2, whose product MCDLFIYFCGFFFFIFRRRVSNLLHSGFRESLDQLIQSYVERQSHAAVDWELDGSSPSPASVEQDLDQAIPNHSEVQEDAVVRPPPVAPPSHPIPPPPPMWDQRPHRDTWTQHDMHQRFGIEWEIINDMRIDMARLQ is encoded by the exons ATgtgtgatttatttatttatttttgtggattctttttcttcattttcaggAGAAGAGTATCTAATCTACTTCACAGTGGCTTTCGCGAGAGTCTTGACCAGTTGATACAATCATATGTGGAAAGGCAAAGCCATGCCGCTGTAGACTGGGAGCTGGATGGTTCATCACCATCACCTGCGTCTGTCGAACAAGATCTCGATCAAGCAATTCCAAATCATAGTGAGGTTCAGGAGGATGCTGTTGTTAGACCACCTCCTGTTGCTCCACCCTCACACCCAATTCCTCCTCCTCCCCCAATGTGGGACCAGAGGCCACACCGTGATACGTGGACACAGCATGACATGCATCAACGATTTGGAATT GAGTGGGAAATCATCAATGACATGAGGATTGACATGGCTAGACTACAATAG